TCTCTGCTCTATAATTCCCAACCTTGTTTTAAAAATGGGAATAGAAGCCATAAGCAGAGAAAACCTCAAAAAACTCTACTCTGTATCACGCCTTGTTTCAGAGCTTTCAAACAGACCCCATCCTGATAACCTGCCATTTGTAGGAGACAGCGCTTTTGCCCACAAAGCCGGAGTCCATGTATCAGCTGTCGAGAAAAATCCAAGAACATACGAACATATAAATCCTGAACTTGTCGGCAACAAACGGCAGATAATGGTATCTGAACTATCTGGAAGGAGCAACATTATCAATAAAGCAAAAGAGCTGGGCATAGAGCTATCAAAAGACTCCCCAGCTGTTAAAAAAGTACTTGAAAAGATAAAATACCTTGAGTCTCAGGGATATCAGTTTGAAGGAGCCGAAGCTTCATTTGAAATCCTCCTTAAAGAAGCTCTGGGAAAGACAAAGAAGTATTTTGAACTTAAAGGATTTAGAGTTCTTACCGAAAAACGCTCGGAAAACGAAGAAGCATATGCAGAAGCAACAATAAAAGTTGAAATTCCCGAAGAGATTGCGGAAGAAAAAGGCTTAAAAGAAAGAGTAGAACACACGGCAGCAGATGGAAGAGGCCCAGTTGAAGCACTAGACAAAGCACTGAGAAAAGCTCTTGAAAAGTTCTATCCAAACTTAAAAGAGGTAAAACTTACAGACTACAAAGTTAGAATACTCAACGAAACAGCCGGAACAGAAGCATCTCCCCGTGTTCTCATAGAATCAACAGACGGAAAAGATAAATGGGGAACAGTAGGAGTCTCTCCAAACATTATAGAAGCATCCTGGTTGGCACTTATAGATGCCATTAAATACAAACTGATGAAGGACGAAGAAAAGAATAAATAAAAAAGGGGGCTTTGAGCCCCCTTTTAAAACCCTTATCTTAATCACTCAAGCTCAAAAGCCCTCTCACCATGGATAGATTTATCAAGTCCGTCATATTCTTTCTCTTCATCAACTCTGAGACCGCCAGTAACAACCTTAATAACAGAACCAATAATAA
This region of Desulfurobacterium indicum genomic DNA includes:
- the cimA gene encoding citramalate synthase codes for the protein MVYIYDTTLRDGAQGKGVSFSLEDKLRIAMALDDLGIHYIEGGWPGSNPKDMAYFEEVKKIKFKNAKIVAFSSTKRAKIKIEDDKNIQTLIEAETPVITVFGKSWDLHVKEALRIPLEENLELIYDTISYLKKYTDEVFFDAEHFFDGFKDNPEYSLKALKAAEEAGADCIVLADTNGGTLWYETEKIIEKVKREINAPLGIHAHNDSDMAVVNSLIAVKKGAIQVQGTINGLGERTGNANLCSIIPNLVLKMGIEAISRENLKKLYSVSRLVSELSNRPHPDNLPFVGDSAFAHKAGVHVSAVEKNPRTYEHINPELVGNKRQIMVSELSGRSNIINKAKELGIELSKDSPAVKKVLEKIKYLESQGYQFEGAEASFEILLKEALGKTKKYFELKGFRVLTEKRSENEEAYAEATIKVEIPEEIAEEKGLKERVEHTAADGRGPVEALDKALRKALEKFYPNLKEVKLTDYKVRILNETAGTEASPRVLIESTDGKDKWGTVGVSPNIIEASWLALIDAIKYKLMKDEEKNK